The DNA window ACTTTCCATCACTAAACcctttattagaaataaaatgatgttttgtaagagaaaaaggaagtgctttaaggaagagattttgtattttctcacTCATATTTACAATTATCTAACAAGAGGTATTTATAGACATGCTAGTAATCTCTTGATATCTTACATGAACTCCTATTAATACCTAATACATGAACCACACTAATTTACATGAATTGCAACACTCAAAGTACGTACATACATATAATTTACTCAAAAGACATGTACATGGTCACATAGAAAATgccaaattatttatttcccCATATAATTTCATTAGGTTAAGCAACAGAAATGAACAGTTTTGATAGATACTAGCACTCTAACTTGTGTCAAGTCAGGAATAACGGTAATGAACAGTTTTGATTAAGAAATTTCTTAtttactgaaataaaaaaaggtttggaaATGCTCATGCTAGTAATTTCTCGATACAAAATGCTCATGCTTTCTACCTCACACAACCGCAAATGCTTGATTTTGAGTCCGTAGAAAGAAACAGAAGTAGCGCATCCTTGTTAGGTACACCGTAGATGCGTGGAAGTTCTGAAACtttattcaagaaaattaaaaacataaagaggTTCTGAGCCGTGCCTCTTATCATTTTCTCCTACTCGgggaaaacagaaaataaaaaaatgaacagaaGTGGTGGTTTTATCTAAATGTCCAGCAGTCAGTGAGAAACTACTTATTCTAAACCCATATTGCAATTGCTTGTATAAGCAATGAGATTAGTTTGTTTCTGGACGTGGAGGCTCATCTCCTTCCTTTCGTTACCAACCAGCTGTTGGCCTATGAACACGACAGGTACACCCTGTCGAAACCCCAGCTGCACCAGTGCCCTTTCAATTTGTTGTCCATTTGGAATTTTGTCGAGCTCATAAACTGTTAGATTTGCTCCAAATCCACGTATAAGCGACTCGATGGAGTGGCTCATGTAGCAAGAACTCTTGCTGAAAGTTATCACAGGCTTTTCATGAACAGAGCCGGCCAGAGCATATAGAAAATAGCCCAAGACTCCAAATAAAGAttgtttgtttcaaaattattttttatgaaatgaaagtTATCTCcgcttaataaaaaaactctaaataaaaaataaagattgttcAAGATTTCATTTGTcagatatacataaaaaaaaaaattaaaatattttaaaaagtccCATTTATAATTTTGTGTAAAACTTGTATTCACCTCAAGCCGGTTATGTTCTTGAATCAATACATTCATCACAGATTCACATGCATTGCCACATTGTTGTTGAGAGACTTTAGAAGGCATGCGACGTGAATACAATACAGAAGATTGTTGTCTGAAGGACTTTACTATGAGGAGATTGAACACCGATGAAGGTTATTTATACAGAGT is part of the Populus trichocarpa isolate Nisqually-1 chromosome 2, P.trichocarpa_v4.1, whole genome shotgun sequence genome and encodes:
- the LOC127905028 gene encoding monothiol glutaredoxin-S6-like — encoded protein: MPSKVSQQQCGNACESVMNVLIQEHNRLEPVITFSKSSCYMSHSIESLIRGFGANLTVYELDKIPNGQQIERALVQLGFRQGVPVVFIGQQLVGNERKEMSLHVQKQTNLIAYTSNCNMGLE